GGGCAGCGTGCCGGCCTGCCAGTTCTTCATGGCACCACCGACTGCGGCGGTCAGTTCGGCCAGAGAAAGCTCGCGAACGCTGCCGATTTCAGGCTCCATGCCCAAGGTTGCCTGCAGCTTTCCAGAAGCGGCATGGACTTGCGACAGCGCCTGGTAGCGACGCAACAGGCTGAGAATGGCCGCCGTGTTGTTGGCAACCGCTTCCAGACGGCTTTGCGCCTGAGCCTTTTCGCGATTGGCGGTGTGCATGTTGATCTTGTCGTCGACCACCCAGATCGCATCGGCCCGATTGAATTGCTGAATGGCGAAGGCGTATTGCAGGCGAGCCACGTGCAGTTGGGCCAGGATGGCCATTTGGGTGGCGATGCGGCGCTGGTCAGCCAGGGCTACCCCGGCTTCGGCCAGGCGAGACTGGGCCGGTGCCGAAAGCAGATTGAAGAGGTTGAATGAAATCTGCGCACCGGCCTCATTCCAGTTGTTGTGAATGAGGTAGCGGTCACTGTCATATTTTCCGGCGTAGCTGAACGACAGGGAAGGGAACAGTCGGAGGATGACCTTCTTGCCTTCTTCGGCGGCGATGCGCGAGTTGTAGTAGTGCTCGCGCAAATCAGCGTTCTGCATCACAGCGACTTCTTCGAGCTGTTCGATGGGCAGGGCCATCACTTTGGTGGCCAGGTTTTCTTTTGGCTCGATGACCTTGAGGTCGACCGCCAGCGGTACATTGAGCATGTTGGCCAGTTCAATGCGGGCTGATGCGAGTTCCTGGTCCACACCTTCGAGCAGTTTCAGGTTTTCCAGCAACTGGCGCTGATACTTGAGCGCCTCAATCGGCGAGCGCAAGCCTTCCTGCTCGGTCTTGCGGGAGTCGGCGAGGGCGCCTTCAGCCGAAACAATGGCGCTCCTCACCTGGCCCTTCAGCTTCTGGGCACTGGCCGTGCGCCAGAAGGCCCCGATCACGTCCTGAACGAGCAAATGCATGGCCTTGCGCCGGCGCTCACTGGCAATCAGGGCGCGATCGCCGTTTTGTTTGGTGGTGATGTAACTGACTCCGAAGTCGAGTAGATTCCAGGTCAGGCCGAGATCCCCGGTGTAATGCTCGCGTTCGCTGGAAATCGCCGGGTTGGCGAGGGATGGCGCGCCAGTCACGGAATCCTTGCTGTAAACGGTGCGGTCGTTGCTGCGATAGCCATAGCCCGCCTGGGCCATGAATTTGGGCAGCATGTCGTACTTGCTGACATCGTATTGTTTCAGGGCCAGCGCCTCTTCCATCATCTTGGAACGGCGCTCCAGGTTGAACTTCAGGGCTCGCGAAATCGCTTCTTCGAGCGTAATGGCGTTGCTGACCGGGTCAACGCCGAGCTGCGCCTGGGCGCGGTCAAGCTTGCTCTGGGCGGTAATTTCTTCCCGCGTTACAGGCACTGGCTGAGTACTGCAGGCACTTAGCCCAATGACTACTGCAGCCGTTAAAAATACGGACCGATTTCCTCGACTAGTCTTCACAGCACACCCCTGTTTCAAAGAAATTTGCACCTGTTAATAGGCGCAGAGTTTTGTTGATATCCATTGTTCCACGGCGATTTCGGGGCGACCGTGAGAAATTCACGGTTTGGCTACATTTGTCGAAATCTTTGCTGCCGGGTGGTTGCGCTTTCTCCTGATTTTGAAGTGGGCCCGTTTAAAATGGCTGTTTTCAGGCCGGAGCGAAAAGCCCATGCGCCAGACCATCAGTTTCATCACGCTCGGCGTCACCGATCTGGCCCGTAGCCGGGCGTTCTACCTGGCCTTGGGCTGGCGGGAGTCATCGGCCAGTCAGGAGGCGGTTGCCTTCTTTCAGGCGGGTTCGGTGGCTTTTGCCCTGTTTCAGCGTGAGGCGCTGGCCGAGGATGCGGCGGTGTCGCCAGTCGGCAGCGGCTTTCCCGGTTTTGCCCTGGCCCATAACGTGGACTCGGAGGCGGCGGTGATCGCCACGCTGGAAGAGGCCGTGGCGGTCGGTGCAACACTGGTTCGGCCGGCTGACAAGGTTTTCTGGGGCGGCTTTCGTGGCTATTTTGCTGATCCGGATGGCTTTCTCTGGGAAGTCTGTTTCAACCCGTTAATCCCGCTCGATGGCGAGGGCTTGGTTAAACTTCCATGAGGTATCTGCCTGCGCCGGTTTATCGGTCATGCACCAATTTGGCGCGCGCCGCTTGTCATCAGGCTTTCATCGGGTGCGTGCAAAGATCTGGTTTATTGAAAAACAATGACTTGCAAGCTGGTTCGCGTCTTGCTTTTAAGCTAGCAATCATTCTGTCTGGAGCAAGCTTGTGTCGATCCATGTCGCGCTGAATCACGTTACCCGTTACAACTATGACCGCCTGATCAATCTCGGTCCGCAGGTGGTTCGCCTGCGTCCCTGTGCCCATTCACGCACCCGTATCCTGTCCTACTCTTTGAAGATCGGGCCGGACAAGCATTTCGTCAATTGGCAGCAGGACCCACAGGGCAATTACCTGGCCCGCCTGGTTTTCCCGGAGAAGACCCGCGAGTTCAGCATCGAGGTGGACATGGTGGCCGAAATGTCGGTCATCAATCCCTTCGACTTCTTCCTTGAGCCACATGCCGAGAAAATTCCCTTTGCCTACGAGGACTGGGAGCGCCACGAGCTGACGCCCTATCTGCACAAGCTGCCGGGAACGCCGGAACTCAAGAAGTACATGGCTGGCATTTCGCGTGAGCCTCTACGCAGCGTCGATTTTCTCGTTGCGCTCAATGCCGATCTGCAAAAGGCCATCAGCTACACCATCCGCATGGAACCCGGCGTCCAGACGCCGGAAGAGACGCTGACCAAGCGTTCCGGTTCCTGTCGCGACTCCGCCTGGCTGCTCGTCCAGATCCTGCGCCACCTGGGGCTAGCCGCCCGGTTTGTCTCCGGCTACCTGATCCAGCTGACGGCCGACGTCAAATCGCTCGACGGCCCCTCCGGCCCGGAAGCCGACTTCACCGACCTGCACGCCTGGTGTGAAGTCTATCTGCCCGGCGCCGGCTGGATCGGTCTCGACCCGACCTCCGGTCTGTTTGCCGGCGAAGGCCATATTCCGCTTGCCTGCACGCCCGAACCCGGTTCGGCGGCACCGGTCACCGGCGGCCTCGACGAGTGCGAAACCGAGTTCTCGCACCACATGCAGGTCACCCGCATCTGGGAAGCGCCGCGCGTCACCAAGCCGTACACCGACGAACAATGGCTGGCCATCGAAGGCCTCGGTCACCAGATCGACGACACCCTCGGCAAGCTCGATGTGCGCCTGACGCAGGGCGGCGAGCCGACCTTCGTTGCCGTCGACGACCCGGATGGTGCCGAGTGGAACACCGCTGCCCTCGGCCCGACGAAGCGTATCTTCGCCGCCGACATCTTCCATCGCCTGCGCAGCAAATACGCCCCCAACGGCCTCATGCACTTCGGTCAGGGCAAGTGGTATCCCGGCGAGCAACTGCCGCGCTGGAGCCTCAACTGCTTCTGGCGCAAGGACGGCGAGCCGATCTGGAATGCGCCCGAACTGTACGCCAACGAGAGCGTCAATTACGGTGCGACCAGTGAACACGCCCAGCGCTTCCTCAAGCGTGTGGCCGAACGTCTGGGCATGACCTCGGACTATGTCTTCCCGGCTTTCGAGGATGTCTATTACTACATGTGGCGCGAGCGCCGCCTGCCGGGCAACGTCGATCCCTTCGATTCCCGCGTCGACGATGCCCTGGAGCGCGAGCGCCTGATGAAGGTGTTTACGCAAGGCATGACCTACACCGTCGGCCACGTCCTGCCGATCATGAAGAACGTCTGGAACCAGTGGCAGACCGGCCCGTGGTTCCTGCGCTCGGAGCGTTGCTACCTGTTCCCCGGTGATTCGGCGATGGGCTACCGCCTGCCCTTCGATTCGCAACCGTGGACGGCGCAAAGCGATTATCCCTACGTCAATGTGCCGGATGCCGAAACGGCGACTGATCCGCTGGCCAGTTACGCTGCCCTGCGCTCCCGCGTCAGCGGTGAAACCGGGGCGCGTGAGCCGCAGATGCAGACCCGTCATGGCAAGGCCGGGGCGGGCGTAGCCGGCTCTGCCGCCGCCGCGGCGACCGGCGACGGCAAGCTGCGCGCCTGGGAAAAGCCGACCGAGACGATGCCCCGGTTCAAGGAATCGGCCGGCTGGATCACCCGTCTGGCCATGTGCGCCGAGCCGCGCGATGGCCGCCTCTACGTCTTCATGCCGCCGACCGAAAAGCTCGACGACTATCTCGAAATCGTCGCCGCCGTTGAGGCCACAGCGGAAGAGATGAAGATGCCGGTGATCATGGAAGGCTATGAGCCGCCGTCCGATCCGCGCATGACGCACTTCCGTGTTACCCCCGACCCCGGCGTCATCGAAGTCAACATCCACCCGGCCAAGAGCTGGGACCAACTGGTCGACCAGACCACCCACCTCTACGAATCGGCCTACTACTCGCGCCTGACCACCGAAAAGTTCATGGTCGACGGTCGCCACACGGGTACCGGTGGCGGCAACCACTTTGTGCTTGGTGGTGCGACGCCGAACGATTCGCCCTTCCTGCGCCGGCCGGACTTGCTCAAGAGCCTGATCGCCTACTGGCACAATCACCCCAGCCTCTCCTATCTGTTCTCCGGCCTGTTCATCGGCCCGACCAGCCAGGCGCCGCGCGTTGATGAGGCCCGTAACGACAGCCTCTATGAGCTGGAAATTGCCTTCAAGCAGATTCCTCAGCCGGGTGGCATCGTACCGCCGTGGCTGATCGACCGTATCCTGCGCAATCTGCTCACCGACGTTACCGGCAATACGCACCGCTCCGAGTTCTGCATCGACAAGCTCTACTCGCCGGATGGCCCGACCGGCCGCCTCGGCCTGCTTGAGCTGCGCGCCTTCGAAATGCCGCCGCATGCCCGCATGTCGCTTGCCCAGCAACTGCTGCTCCGCGCCATGATCGCCCGTTTCTGGGAAACCCCCTACGAGCCGGCGCGCCTGGCCCGTTGGGGCACCGAGTTGCACGACCGGTTCATGCTGCCTTTCTATGCCGAGCAGGACTTCAAGGACGTCATGCAGGAAATGGCCGAGGCCGGCTATCCCTTCAAGGCCGAATGGTTTGCCCCGCATTTCGAGTTCCGCTTCCCGAAATACGGCGATTTCGCCGTCAAGGGCATGGAATTCGAGCTGCGCCACGCCCTCGAACCCTGGCACGTCATGGGCGAGGAGGGCGGGGCCGGAACCACCGTGCGTTACGTCGATTCGTCGGTCGAGCGCGTCCAGGTCCGCATCAAGGGCATGGCCCCCGACCGTTACGTGCTGACCTGCAACGGTGTTCCGGTGCCGTTGCAGAACACCGGTATCAACGGCGAATTCGTCGCCGGCGTGCGTTACCGCGCCTGGCAGCCAGCCTCCTGCCTGCACCCGACCATCGGCGTCCATGCGCCGCTGGTTTTCGACATCGTCGATACCTGGATGCAGCGTTCGCTGGGTGGTTGCCAGTACCATGTGGCGCATCCGGGCGGGCGCAGTTTTGACACCTTCCCGGTCAATGCCTTCGAGGCTGAAAGCCGCCGTCTTGCCCGCTTCTTCCGCTTCGGCCACACGCCGGGCAAGATGCAGGTCAAGGCCCCGGAGATCAGCGCCGAGCACCCGTTTACGCTAGACTTGCGCCGGTTTTAATCATCAACTCGGTTTGACCACAGAAACAGGCCGGAAGCGGCCTGTTTCTGCTAGAAAAAGACGAAATGGCGCGCACCCTCCTTGCAATCTATCCCCATAGCCCCCGTCGTTACGACGAAATGTTGGCGGCAGATGGGTCGGTGCGCCCGCACTGGGAGCAGTTCCTGAGCCATCTCGATGCCGTGACGCCAGAGGAAATGCGGCGTCGCCTCGACTTTTCCGAGCAGCGCATCCAGGAAAACGGCGTCACCTACAACGTCTACGCCGATCCCAACGGGGCCGACCGGCCGTGGGCGCTCGATCCATTGCCGCTGATCATCCCCCCTGACGAGTGGGCCGAGTTGTCGGCCGCCGTCGCCCAGCGCGCCACCCTGCTCAACGCCATCCTAGACGATCTCTACGGTGAGCAGACCTTGCTTGCCGAAGGCTTGCTGCCACCAGCCCTGGTGTACGGCCAGCATGGCTACCTGTGGCCCTGTCGGGGCGTCAAGCCGCCGGGCGGTGTCTGGCTGCACAATTACGCCGTCGATCTGGCGCGTTCGCCGAACGGCCGCTGGTGGGTCATTGCCGACCGCACGCAGGCCCCCTCGGGGGCCGGTTATGCGCTGGAAAACCGGCTCATCGTCTCGCGCGTTTTCCCGGAAATGTTCCGCGACCTGCGCGTTCAGCATGTGGCCGACTTCTTCCGCGACCAGCTCGATGGCCTGACCGCGCTTGCGCCGGTCGAGGGTGACGAACAGCCGCACATGGTCCTGCTCACCCCCGGTCCCTACAACGAAACCTATTTCGAACACGCCTACCTGGCCCGCTATCTGGGCTTCCCACTGGTTGAGGGGCAGGACCTGACGGTGCGCGGCGAAACGGTCTATCTGAAAACCCTGCGCGGTCTCAAGCGCGTCCACGTCATCCTGCGTCGCCAGGACGATGCCTATTGCGATCCGCTCGAACTGCGCGGCGAATCGGCCCTCGGCATTCCCGGGCTGCTCAACGTGGCGCGGGCCGGTCGGGTGGTTATCGCCAATGCCCTGGGCAGCGGCCTCCTCGCTTCCGGGGCGCTGATGGGTTTCCTGCCCGCCATTTGCCGCCACCTGCTCGGTGAAAAACTGGCCATGCCCTCGGTGGCGACCTGGTGGTGCGGCGAAAAACCCGCCCTCGACTACGTCAAGGAAAACTTCGACGACCTGGTCATCAAGCCGGCCTACCCGACCCAGCAGATGGAGCCGGTCTTCGGCAATGAACTGAAGGGCGAGGAACGGGCCGACATGCTGCGGCGCATCGAAGCGCGGCCGCATGCCTACGTCGCCCAGGAAATGATCAACCTGTCGCAGGCGCCAACCTGGAGCAAGGCCCATGAACGCCGCCTGCTCGCCCGGCCGGTTGGCCTGCGTGCTTATGCGGTGACGACGCCGGATGGTTACTCGGTCATGCCGGGCGGACTCGCCCGGGTCACCACCGGCGCTGGCGCCCGGATCATTTCGATGCAGCGCGGCGGCGCCTCGAAGGATGCCTGGGTGCTGACCAACGGCCCGGTCAGCCAGTTCTCCATGCTCAAGCCCTCGGTTGGCGTGCGTGATCTGGTACGGGCTGGTGCCAACCTGACCTCGCGGGTGGTTGAAAACCTGTTCTGGCTCGGCCGTTATTCCGAACGTTTCGACGACAGCGCCCGCATGCTGCGTGTCGCCTTGTCGCGCGTCGTCGTCGGTGGTGGCCAGAAGACCAATGTCGTCATCGCGGCGATGGATCTGGCGCGCCGGCTCGGTGTCCTGCCCGAGTTGGATGAGGATAGCGAAATCAAGCCCGGCAGCGAGCATGAACTGCTCGAAGCCATCTACGATCCGGAGCAGCCGGGCAGCCTGGCCTGCAACATCCGTTCCCTGATGTGGTCGGCGACGCATGTCCGCGAGCGGCTGTCGCTCGACCACTGGCATTCGCTCAACCGCCTGCAGCGCGACCAGCAGGCGGCGCTCAAGGTGCATCCGACACTGACTGAAGCGATTGCCTTCCTTGACCGCGTGCTTGGCGTTTCGTCGTCGCTCACCGGTTTCGCCATGGACAACATGACGCGTGATGATGGCTGGCGCTTCCTGATTATCGGCCGGCGTCTCGAACGCCTGTCCTTCCTGGCCATGACCGTGGCCCATTTCCTGCGTATGCCGTCGGCCCGTGGCCCCGGTTCGCTGGAGTGGCTGCTTGAACTGTCCGATTCGATCATTACCTATCGTTCCCGCTATTCGCGCCAGCCGGAACTGCTGCCGGTGGTCGACCTGCTGGTTTTCGACGACAGCAACCCGCACGGTGTGGTTTTCCAGGCCGCCGTGCTCGGTCGCTACCTCGAGCGCATGGGGCGCGAGCTGGATGCCGATTTTGATACCGATCTGACGGCAGCGCTCGACCGCTTGCTGGCCTTCGATCTCAAGCGGCTGGAACATGTCCAGTTCGACGATTGTAGCGATTACTCGCACTGCGAAGCCCTTGCCGACTTGCTGCAAGACCTCGATACGGCTGCCAATCACCTTTCCGCATCGCTCGGCATGCGCTACTTCACCCATGTTGGCGATGTCAGCCGGCAGACCATGGCGGTCTGAGTATGGAATACATCCGTTACCGCGTCCTGCACGAAACCCGTTACGACTACGGCAGCAATGTCTCGCTGTCGCAGCAGCAGCTTCACCTGTCGCCGCGTGTCCTTGACTGGCAACTGGTCGAGGAACAGCGCATCGACATCCTGCCCATTCCGACCTGGCGACGCGATGGGCGCGACGCCTTCGGCAATCCGGTGACGTGGATGGCTTTTCATGTGCCGCATGACGAGTTGCTTATCCGTTCGGTCATGACCGTTGCCGTCAAGCCACACCTGCCCAAGGATATCGAGGAATCGTTGCCCTGGGAGCAGGTGCGCGACCGGCTGGCTTACGATTCGACGGACCCTGTTCCGGCCGACCTTGATGCCACGCGCTTCCTGTTCGAAAGCCCGCATGTTCGCGTCAAGCACGAACTGGCGGCCTATGCAGCCGACTGTTTTCCGCCCGATACCCCGGTTCTGGTGGGGGCACAGGCGCTGATGGCGAAGATTTTCGAGGAATTCACCTTCGACCCGGAAGCCACCACAGTGTCGACCCCGGTCCTCGAAGTGCTGGAAAAAAAGCGCGGCGTTTGCCAGGACTTTGCCCACCTCATGATCGCCTGCCTGCGCGCCCTCGGTCTGGCTGCCCGCTATGTCAGCGGCTACCTCCTGACCCGGCCGCCCCCCGGCAAACCCCGCCTGATCGGTGCCGATGCTTCGCACGCCTGGGTCTCCGTTTATGCGCCGGGCAGTGAGAACGACTGGGTCGATTTCGATCCGACCAACAACCTGCTGCCCAATACCGAACACATCACGCTCGCCTTCGGCCGCGACTTCTCGGACATTTCACCGCTGCGCGGCATCATTCTCGGCGGTGGCGGCACCGAACCGGACGTGGCGGTGACGGTGATTCCGCTCGATGAAGAAGAGATTCCCTGCGAATTGCTTGACCCGGAAGAGGCTGCGGCCGCCAAGCCAGCCGACGCGGACACGGACACGGACACGGACAAGAAATAATGCAGCGCGTCGCCATCATCGGCGGCGGGCCGGCCGGGCTGATGGCGGCAGAAGTTCTCGCCGCGGCGCCGGGCGGCAGCCGCCGAAAAGTTGATATTTTTGATGCCATGCCCTCGGTCGGGCGCAAGTTCCTGATGGCCGGCAAGGGCGGCATGAACATCACCCATTCGGAGCCTTTGGCGGATTTCACCAGCCGCTATGGCGAGCGGGCCGCGCAGATCGCCCCACTTCTCGATATTTTCGGGCCAACCGAGTTGCGTGAATGGATTCATGGACTGGGTATCGACACCTTTGTCGGCACCTCGGGCCGGGTTTTCCCCACGGACATGAAGGCGGCTCCCCTGCTGCGGGCCTGGCTGCATCGCCTGCGCGGCGCGGGGGTGCAGTTTCATGTACGGCATCGCTGGCTGGGTTGGACCGCCGATGGCAGCCTGCGCTTCGCGACGCCGGCTGGCGCGGTCGAGCTCAAGGCTGATGCCGTCATTCTGGCGCTGGGCGGCGGTAGCTGGGCTAAACTTGGTGCCGACGGCAGTTGGGTTCCCGTGCTGAGTGAGCGCGGTATCCCGGTGGCTCCCCTGAAGCCGGCCAATTGCGGCTTCGATGTCGCCTGGAGCCCTTATTTCAGCGAGCGATTTGCCGGCGCGCCGGTCAAGGCAGTCACCGCCAGGTGGGCGCAACAGCCGCCAAAGCAGGGCGAATTCAACATTACGGCAAGCGGTATCGAAGGTGGTCTGATCTACGCCTTGTCTGCCCCCTTGCGCGATGCGCTGGCCCGCCACGGCAAGGCCGAGCTGACCCTCGATCTGGCTCCCGGGCGCAGCCTCGAACGGTTGACGGCCGACCTGGCCCGGCCGCGTGGGCGCGATTCGCTGGCCAACCACTTGCGCCGCCATGCCGGCATTGATGGCGTCAAGGCCGGGTTGCTGCGCGAATTCTGTCCACCTGACATCCTCAATGCAGCGCCCGCTCTGGCGGCGGTGATCAAGGCGCTCCCCTTGCCGGTCAAGGCTACCCGGCCGATCGATGAAGCGATCAGTACGGCTGGCGGCGTCGCTTTCGAAGGGCTGGACGAGCATCTCATGTTGCGCGCCGCGCCGGGTGTCTTTTGTGCCGGTGAAATGCTCGACTGGGAAGCGCCTACCGGCGGCTACCTGCTGACCGGCTGTCTGGCCAGTGGCCGGGTGGCGGGACTGGGGGCCGTTGGCTGGTTGGAGCCCCTGGCTTAATTGGGTGGGGGGAGGGGACTGGCGGCGTCGAGCAGGGTCAGTGCGCCTTCGAATTCGAAAGCCCCGACGCATTTGTCGAATGCTGGGTAATCGTCGCCGAGCACTGTCCTGAGCGTTCCAGCCTGGTCCCGGGCGAGCCTCTGGGCACTCATTTCGCCCTGTTGCAGTTCCCGGCGCAGACGCTCGATCAGGGCGCCGGTGGCCAGTGCGTCGGCCGTATCGCTGCTGCCTGCGGCCGGCATGACGAAGGGGCCCAATTGCTCGAAAAGTTCGGTGTAGGCCTGTTCGGTTTCGTCGATAAGCCGGGTGATGACGGGTATCTCATGACCGTCCTTGATCGCCATCTCCAGATCGGCCGAGGTTTGATTGATGCGGGTGGCACCGAGCGTCGCCGCGACGCCTTTGAGCGAATGGGCGAGGCGTCGGGCTTCGTCGCGGTTGCCGGCGGCCAGTTGGCTGCGGATTTGGGTGAAATCGTCGACGTGGGTTTGTGAGAACTTGCCGAGCAGGCGGCGGTAACTGTCCACCCGGCCACGCACGGCGCGCAGGCCCAGCTGGCTGTCGAGTCCGGCAATGGCCGACAGATCTTGATCGCCGGCGGCGGTCGGGCTGACTGTGGCGGCCTGGGGCGGTGCCGTCGGCAGCCAGCGCGCCAGCGCCGCATCAAGAACCTGCGGGGCGACCGGCTTGGCGACGTGGTCATTCATGCCGGCGGCCAGGCAGGTATCGCGGTCATCGTCAAAGGCATTGGCCGTCATCGCCAGAATGGGGATTTTTCCCCAGCCGGGCAGGGCGCGGATTTGCCGGGTTGCTTCGAGGCCGTCCATGACCGGCATCTGCATGTCCATGAGGACCAGGTCGTAATGTCGCTGACGGGCCAGGGCCACGGCCTTGCTGCCATCAATGGCGATATCGACATGCAGCCCGGCGTTCTGCAACAGTTCGCTGGCGACCTCGGCGTTGATCGCATTGTCTTCGGCCAGCAGAATATGCGCCCCGCGCTGAAAGCCGCTTGCTGCCGCGACCCGGGCTGCCGGCATGGGCCTATGGTCGTTGATCAGACCGACGCGGGCGGTAAACCAGAAAGTGCTTCCCCTGCCGGCCTCGCTGTCGGCGCCGATCTCGCCGTGCATGGCTTCGACCAGCCGGCGGCAGATCGCCAGTCCGAGACCGGTCCCGCCGTAGCGGCGGGTGGTCGAGGTGTCGGCTTGCTCGAAGGGCAGGAACAGCTTGCCGAGCGTCGCCGGATCGATGCCGATGCCGGTGTCGGCCACTTCGCAGCGGATGGTGGCGCTGTTGTCGCCGCGCGTCAGCAGGTGCATCCGCACCTGAATCGCGCCATGCTCTGTAAACTTGATGGCATTGGAGAGGAAGTTGAGGAGTATTTGCTGGAGGCGCAGCGGGTCACCCAGCAGCTTTTCCGGCAAGGTCGGATCGATCGTGCATTGGATTGGCAGGCTCTTGGCCTCGGCCCGATCGGCGACCATGGCGCAGGTGGTGGCACAGATGGCATTGAGCGAAAAGCTGGTTTCTTCAAGTTGCAGCTTGCCGGCCTCGATTTTCGAGATATCGAGGACGTCGTTGATGATCCCCATCAGGTGTTGTGCCGCCTCGGCCACCTTGCCCAGGCGTTCGTGCTGCGCCGCATCACCCGCACTGCGCTGGGCGATGTGGGTGAGGCCGATGATGGCATTCATCGGGGTCCGGATTTCGTGGCTGATATTGGCCAGGAAAGCGCTCTTGGCATGACTGGCCGATTCTGCTTCCTCCTTGGCCTGGATCAACTGTTCGGTGCGCTCGGCGACCAGGGCTTCGAGGTGGTGGCGGTAGCTGTCCAGTTCGGACTGAATGCGTTTCTTTTCGCTGATGTCTTCCTGGATGCCGAGATAGTGGGTAATCCGGCCATCCGGCTGGCGTACCGGTGAAATGATCGCAAAGCTCGAATACTGCGAGCCATTCTTGCGCTGATTGATAAATTCGCCGCGCCAGATTTCCCCCCGGTTGAGCGTTTCCCAGAGTTCGGCATAGGTGTCCGTGCCGGTCAGTTGCGAGTGCAGCATGCGGGGATTGTTGCCGATGGCTTCTTCGCGGGAATAGCCGGTATTGCGGACAAAGGCATTGTTGACGTATTCGATCTCGGCCCGGGTATTGGTGATCAGGATGCTATGCGGGTTCTGCTCGATTGCCAGCGACAGCTTGCGCAACTGCTGCTCGACCTCATGCCGTTCAGTCACGTCCTGTACCGTACCGACGGCCGAAATGGCATGGCCTGAAGCATCAAAATGGATATGGGCCCGTTCCCGCACCCAGCGTGTCTGACCCTGACGAATGATGCGATGTTCGCTGTCGTAGGCCGTGCCGGTGAGGGCGGTCTGCCAGTCGGTGAGGACGCGCTGGCGGTCATCCGGGTGTATCAGTTCGACAAAGTCGGTGAGGCGCCGTACGTGATTGTCGGGCAGGCCGAAAATTGCGTAAACCTCGGCGCTCCAGTCAAGTCGGTCGTTGACGATGTCAAGCCGCCAACTGCCGAGATGGGCGACCGACTGGGCTTCCTGCAAGGCCGCCTCGCTCTGGCGCAGGCGCTGCTCGAACTGCTTGCGTTCGGTGATGTCCTGGCTCGTGCCGAAGAGCTGGCTGACCCGGTGCTCACTGCCATAGACGACCTGGCCGACGGTGTGTATCCAGCGCTCCTCACCATCGTTGCCGCGGATTACCCGATATTCGTTGTCGAAAGGCTGACCGCCGCGAAAGACGTGATCGCGTGAGTAGTCGCTCATTCGCTGCCGGTCGTCGGGGTGGATCAGTTGCCGCCAACCCTCGGTGTCCAGGCGTTCTTCCGGGGCCAGACCGAATATTTCGTTGTGAGTCGGCGATCCGCTCAGGCTGTCAATGGCCGCATCGAAGGTGAAGTGGCCGAGGCGGGCCAGGCGCTGGGCCTGAAGCAGCATCGACTCGCTTTGTGCCAGCGTTTTTCGCGAGCGATGCATGCTCATGCCGAGGCCGAGTTCACCGGCGAGATTGCCGAGCAGGTTGATTTCTTCGTCGTCGAAAGGATCAATGCTTGCGGAATAGAGATTGAGAATGCTGACGATGCGGCCATCTAACCGCAAGGGGAGCGAAATGGCCGAATGAAATCCCTGCTGCCGGGCGCCATCGCGCCATGGCTGGTAGTTCGGGTCGGCCTCGATGTTGCGGACGATGGCCGGGACGCCGCTGCGAATGGCCCGGCCGCTTGGGCCATGACCATTCGGGGTGTCGTCCCAG
The DNA window shown above is from Dechloromonas sp. HYN0024 and carries:
- a CDS encoding DUF2126 domain-containing protein, which codes for MSIHVALNHVTRYNYDRLINLGPQVVRLRPCAHSRTRILSYSLKIGPDKHFVNWQQDPQGNYLARLVFPEKTREFSIEVDMVAEMSVINPFDFFLEPHAEKIPFAYEDWERHELTPYLHKLPGTPELKKYMAGISREPLRSVDFLVALNADLQKAISYTIRMEPGVQTPEETLTKRSGSCRDSAWLLVQILRHLGLAARFVSGYLIQLTADVKSLDGPSGPEADFTDLHAWCEVYLPGAGWIGLDPTSGLFAGEGHIPLACTPEPGSAAPVTGGLDECETEFSHHMQVTRIWEAPRVTKPYTDEQWLAIEGLGHQIDDTLGKLDVRLTQGGEPTFVAVDDPDGAEWNTAALGPTKRIFAADIFHRLRSKYAPNGLMHFGQGKWYPGEQLPRWSLNCFWRKDGEPIWNAPELYANESVNYGATSEHAQRFLKRVAERLGMTSDYVFPAFEDVYYYMWRERRLPGNVDPFDSRVDDALERERLMKVFTQGMTYTVGHVLPIMKNVWNQWQTGPWFLRSERCYLFPGDSAMGYRLPFDSQPWTAQSDYPYVNVPDAETATDPLASYAALRSRVSGETGAREPQMQTRHGKAGAGVAGSAAAAATGDGKLRAWEKPTETMPRFKESAGWITRLAMCAEPRDGRLYVFMPPTEKLDDYLEIVAAVEATAEEMKMPVIMEGYEPPSDPRMTHFRVTPDPGVIEVNIHPAKSWDQLVDQTTHLYESAYYSRLTTEKFMVDGRHTGTGGGNHFVLGGATPNDSPFLRRPDLLKSLIAYWHNHPSLSYLFSGLFIGPTSQAPRVDEARNDSLYELEIAFKQIPQPGGIVPPWLIDRILRNLLTDVTGNTHRSEFCIDKLYSPDGPTGRLGLLELRAFEMPPHARMSLAQQLLLRAMIARFWETPYEPARLARWGTELHDRFMLPFYAEQDFKDVMQEMAEAGYPFKAEWFAPHFEFRFPKYGDFAVKGMEFELRHALEPWHVMGEEGGAGTTVRYVDSSVERVQVRIKGMAPDRYVLTCNGVPVPLQNTGINGEFVAGVRYRAWQPASCLHPTIGVHAPLVFDIVDTWMQRSLGGCQYHVAHPGGRSFDTFPVNAFEAESRRLARFFRFGHTPGKMQVKAPEISAEHPFTLDLRRF
- a CDS encoding TolC family protein, with the translated sequence MPVTREEITAQSKLDRAQAQLGVDPVSNAITLEEAISRALKFNLERRSKMMEEALALKQYDVSKYDMLPKFMAQAGYGYRSNDRTVYSKDSVTGAPSLANPAISSEREHYTGDLGLTWNLLDFGVSYITTKQNGDRALIASERRRKAMHLLVQDVIGAFWRTASAQKLKGQVRSAIVSAEGALADSRKTEQEGLRSPIEALKYQRQLLENLKLLEGVDQELASARIELANMLNVPLAVDLKVIEPKENLATKVMALPIEQLEEVAVMQNADLREHYYNSRIAAEEGKKVILRLFPSLSFSYAGKYDSDRYLIHNNWNEAGAQISFNLFNLLSAPAQSRLAEAGVALADQRRIATQMAILAQLHVARLQYAFAIQQFNRADAIWVVDDKINMHTANREKAQAQSRLEAVANNTAAILSLLRRYQALSQVHAASGKLQATLGMEPEIGSVRELSLAELTAAVGGAMKNWQAGTLPELPKFPLPLETATPTPAPAATTQN
- a CDS encoding VOC family protein; protein product: MRQTISFITLGVTDLARSRAFYLALGWRESSASQEAVAFFQAGSVAFALFQREALAEDAAVSPVGSGFPGFALAHNVDSEAAVIATLEEAVAVGATLVRPADKVFWGGFRGYFADPDGFLWEVCFNPLIPLDGEGLVKLP